Within Deinococcus sp. Leaf326, the genomic segment CCGGATTACCTCAACGCCGCGCTGCGCCTGCGAACCGAATACGAAGCTCCCGCCCTGCTCGCAGCTTTGCACGCGGCTGAGGCCCGTGCCGGCCGAGAACGCTATGAGCGCTGGGAAGCGCGGGTCCTCGATCTCGACCTGATTCTCTACGACGAACAGATCTCGCCGGACCCGGCCCTGACCCTGCCGCACCCCCGCGCCTGGCAACGGGGGTTCGTCCTCGCGCCGCTGGCCGACCTCGCCCCGGCGCTGCGGCATCCGGTCACGGGAGAGAGTGCGGCGCAGGCCCTCGCACGGGTGGGACTGGGTGGCGTAGAGCGT encodes:
- the folK gene encoding 2-amino-4-hydroxy-6-hydroxymethyldihydropteridine diphosphokinase, which produces MSHAAYIALGANLGEPLQTLRRAVTDLRRLGTVEAVSPLYRTAPVGGPPGQPDYLNAALRLRTEYEAPALLAALHAAEARAGRERYERWEARVLDLDLILYDEQISPDPALTLPHPRAWQRGFVLAPLADLAPALRHPVTGESAAQALARVGLGGVERMPLDWTT